One genomic segment of Hordeum vulgare subsp. vulgare chromosome 2H, MorexV3_pseudomolecules_assembly, whole genome shotgun sequence includes these proteins:
- the LOC123424617 gene encoding uncharacterized protein LOC123424617, with translation MEPAARKWHGKGVLTRALLLGVAALALRLLYGAFVAVGTGWAAYPAVPAAAVVGRRTHAQAAAAAGSPEAWRSHEWREKVEFHAEVFGRHLADGLLGPSSRAVCLGGAQEALALRELGVAGAVAVAKRRSPPLAVAGNDRRLPFEPSSVDFVFAGRALDSSKRPSDLAGEAARILRPEGHLVVLTSSAGDAYSLRSLQALFPSLRLARSREINCPDASTLRELVFQKVQPTTPSTSSDDSASNCTIGEHKMQLLTHAEPLIQEEPLKPWLTLKRNIQNIKYLPDLADISFKRRYVYVDLGSRSYGSSIGSWFRKQYPKQNHTFEVFAIEADPTFHPDYATRKGVTLLPYAAWVKNDTLSFEINGDPGKEDEAKASGRGMGRIRPTAGKKMSGKVRRVQAFDFAEWLKQTVSEQDYVVMKMDVEGTEFDLIPRLFDTGAICLVDEVFLECHYNRWQKCCPGERSPKYQNTYEECLELFSSLRESGVLVHQWF, from the coding sequence ATGGAGCCGGCGGCGCGGAAGTGGCACGGGAAGGGGGTGCTCACGCGCGCGCTGCTTCTTGGCGTCGCCGCCCTCGCGCTCCGCCTGCTGTACGGGGCGTTTGTTGCTGTTGGGACCGGGTGGGCGGCCTACCCGGCCGTGCCGGCGGCCGCGGTGGTCGGGAGGAGGACCCACGCGCAGGCCGCGGCGGCCGCAGGGTCGCCGGAGGCGTGGCGCAGTCACGAGTGGCGCGAGAAGGTGGAGTTCCACGCCGAGGTCTTCGGCCGGCACCTCGCCGACGGCCTCCTTGGCCCGTCCTCCCGCGCCGTCTGCCTCGGCGGGGCCCAGGAGGCGCTCGCGCTGCGGGAGCTCGGCGTGGCCGGGGCCGTCGCCGTCGCGAAGAGGCGCTCCCCGCCGCTCGCCGTCGCCGGTAACGACCGCCGCCTGCCGTTCGAGCCATCCTCCGTCGACTTCGTCTTCGCCGGCCGCGCCCTCGACTCGTCCAAGCGCCCGTCTGACCTCGCCGGCGAGGCCGCGCGGATCTTGAGGCCGGAGGGCCATCTCGTCGTGCTCACCTCCAGCGCCGGCGACGCCTACAGCCTCCGCTCGCTTCAGGCGCTCTTCCCGTCCCTGCGGTTGGCCCGATCCCGCGAGATCAACTGCCCCGACGCGTCCACCCTCCGGGAACTGGTCTTCCAGAAGGTTCAGCCTACTACGCCGTCCACCTCCAGCGACGATTCAGCGAGCAACTGCACAATTGGGGAGCACAAGATGCAGCTCCTGACCCACGCCGAGCCGCTGATCCAGGAAGAGCCACTCAAGCCATGGCTCACGCTGAAGCGAAACATCCAGAACATCAAGTACCTTCCAGACCTTGCCGACATCAGCTTCAAGCGCCGGTATGTGTATGTTGATCTCGGCTCACGCAGCTACGGATCCAGCATCGGCAGCTGGTTCAGGAAGCAGTACCCCAAGCAGAACCATACCTTCGAGGTGTTCGCCATTGAGGCCGACCCGACCTTCCACCCTGATTACGCCACAAGGAAGGGAGTCACATTGCTTCCGTATGCCGCCTGGGTCAAGAATGACACGCTCAGCTTCGAGATCAATGGCGACCCTGGAAAGGAGGATGAGGCTAAGGCCAGCGGCCGTGGCATGGGGCGCATCCGCCCCACGGCCGGTAAGAAGATGTCCGGCAAGGTGCGCAGAGTGCAGGCATTTGATTTCGCCGAGTGGCTGAAGCAGACGGTGTCGGAGCAGGACTacgtggtgatgaagatggatgTGGAGGGGACTGAGTTTGACCTGATCCCGAGGCTCTTCGACACGGGCGCGATCTGCTTGGTCGACGAGGTGTTCCTCGAGTGTCATTACAACCGGTGGCAGAAGTGCTGCCCTGGCGAGCGGTCGCCCAAGTATCAGAACACATACGAGGAGTGTCTGGAGCTCTTCAGCTCGCTCCGGGAGAGCGGCGTTCTTGTGCATCAGTGGTTTTGA